A single window of Candidatus Gastranaerophilales bacterium DNA harbors:
- the clpP gene encoding ATP-dependent Clp endopeptidase proteolytic subunit ClpP, whose product MGFVPVVIEQSSRGERSFDIFSRLLRERIIFLGTPIDDMVANLIVAQLLLLDSENSEKDIMLYINSPGGSVTAGLAVYDTMQHIRADVSTICLGQAASMGAFLLSSGAKGKRLCLPHSRVLIHQPLGGAQGQATDIQIQAEEILRIKKSLNEILSLNTGQPVKKIEKDTDRDYIMTPEEALEYGMIDKIVTKVEKTAKNADY is encoded by the coding sequence ATGGGTTTTGTACCGGTAGTTATAGAACAATCAAGCCGCGGTGAAAGATCTTTTGATATTTTTTCAAGGCTGCTGAGAGAACGCATTATATTTTTGGGTACTCCCATTGATGATATGGTGGCGAACTTAATTGTTGCGCAATTACTGCTTTTAGACAGTGAAAATTCGGAAAAAGACATTATGCTCTATATTAACAGCCCCGGCGGCAGCGTAACGGCAGGACTTGCTGTTTATGATACAATGCAGCATATAAGAGCAGATGTTTCTACTATCTGTTTGGGTCAGGCAGCCAGCATGGGAGCATTTTTGCTTTCTTCGGGCGCTAAAGGCAAAAGGCTTTGTCTTCCTCACTCAAGAGTGCTTATTCACCAACCTTTAGGCGGCGCACAAGGGCAAGCTACCGATATTCAAATTCAGGCGGAAGAAATTTTGAGAATAAAAAAATCTCTTAATGAAATCTTGTCTTTGAACACGGGTCAGCCTGTTAAAAAAATTGAAAAAGATACTGACAGAGATTACATCATGACTCCTGAAGAAGCTTTAGAATACGGTATGATTGATAAAATTGTTACTAAAGTAGAAAAAACCGCAAAGAATGCAGATTATTAA